CTGCGCCATGTGGCTCATCGCCTCGTTCTTCTCCGTGGCCGCCATCTACACCCTGCTGGGCGCCTACTTCATCGGGATCATCCAGATCCTGGTGTACGCGGGCGCCATCATGGTGCTGTTCCTGTTCGTGATCATGCTGCTGAACCTGGGCAACGACTACGAGCCGGACATCCGCGGCCTGGGGTGGAAGATCGCGGCGGGCGGGGCCTCGCTGCTCATCCTGGCCTTCCTGGCGCGCGCCTTCACCGTCGACGTGCCGCGCAACCTGGGGAGCGTGGCGGGGCCCGAGGCGCTGGCCACGCAGCAGGCCCGGTACGGCGTGGTGGGGCTGATCGGGATCCCCCTCTACAACGAGTACGTGGTGCCGCTCCAGGCGACGGCCATCCTGCTGCTGGTGGCGGTCGTGGGCGCGGTGGTCCTGGCCAAGCGCAAGGTGTAGACGTGAACCAGATTCCGCTGAGCTACTCGCTGGGGCTGTCCGCCATCCTCTTCGCCATCGGCGTGGGCGGCGTGATCGTGCGCCGCAACGCGATCGTGCTGTTCATGTGCGTGGAGCTGATGCTGAACGCCGTGAACCTGGCCTTCGTGGCGCTCTCGCCCTACGCCGGGGTGCAGGGCCAGGTGTTCGTCTTTTTCGTGATCGCCGTCGCCGCCGCCGAGGCCGCGGTGGGGCTCGCCATCATGATCGCCGTCTTCCGGCACCGTGAGTCGGTGGACATGAAGAACTTCAGCCTGCTCAGGTGGTAGGGCGACCGATGCTCCTCCTTCAAGAAGCGGCTCACGGCGCGGCACAGGCCGTCCAGGGCGCCGCGGACGCGGCGGGCCACGGCGCAGCCGGGTTCCACCCGGTGTACCCCTGGCTGATCGTGGGCCTCCCGCTCCTCGGGTTCGTGGTGAACGGCCTCCTGTCGGTCATCGCCGCCCGGCGCGCGCTGCCGAAGCTGCCGCCGGTGGGCGACCCGTACTACGACCACGCGCACGACGCCCACGGCCACGCCGCGGTCCCCGCGCACGCTCCCGCCCTGGCCCACGCGTCTGTGGGCGCCACGGAGCCCAGCGAGCAGGAACACCACGACCACGGCACCGACGCGCACCCCGTCGACCGCGCCGCCGCGGGGCACGACGCGCACGCGCACGGCCACGACGTCGCTCACGGGCACGCGGCCCACGACGCGCACGGTCACGACGCGC
This genomic interval from Longimicrobium sp. contains the following:
- the nuoK gene encoding NADH-quinone oxidoreductase subunit NuoK, which codes for MPLSYSLGLSAILFAIGVGGVIVRRNAIVLFMCVELMLNAVNLAFVALSPYAGVQGQVFVFFVIAVAAAEAAVGLAIMIAVFRHRESVDMKNFSLLRW
- a CDS encoding NADH-quinone oxidoreductase subunit J; this encodes MIIQIFFFFFAACAAGSALAMVTRKNPVACAMWLIASFFSVAAIYTLLGAYFIGIIQILVYAGAIMVLFLFVIMLLNLGNDYEPDIRGLGWKIAAGGASLLILAFLARAFTVDVPRNLGSVAGPEALATQQARYGVVGLIGIPLYNEYVVPLQATAILLLVAVVGAVVLAKRKV